From the Pseudomonas monsensis genome, the window TCCAGAACATCTCACCGGTTGCACCGTAGTTTTTCTTCCAGCCTTCACCCGGCGTCAGTGCGATGGTCGGCGAAGCCTGGGTGATGCTGCGTTGCAACCAGCTCAGCGCCAGGGCGCGTTCGAGGGTCGATTGTTGTGGCAGCAGACGTTGCAACAACGCCGTCGCCCGCGCCTGATCGAACGGCTGCAGTGACAGGTTCAGCGCTTCGGCAAACGGCTGCGAACTGACCGCCAGACGCTGTTGCGCCGCACCGACCTGACGATTGAACGCCTCCGGCAGCGCCACTTTCGCCTGGGTCGCCAGCGACGCGGTCAACACCCGCGCCGCCGCCAGACCGAGCGCCGAGTCCGGGTCGCTCATCACCAGGCTGTCTTCGCCAGCGCCCATCAGGGTTTCGGCGTTGCCCTCACCGGCCTTGGCCAGATCCTCCATCAGACCGCTGAGCAAGGTGTTCACCGGCAAATGCATCTGCTTGGCAAACGACAGAATCAGCGCCCGTTGCAGCAATGGCGTGTTCGGCGCTTGCTTGGCGTACACCTCCAGCACGCGCTGCCAGTGCTCCGGCGGCAGGGTCAGCTCCAGCACCTGACTGGCGTTCCAGTCGGCGTAGTAGGCATAGGCAGTAAGGAACGCATCCGGCTCGCCGTCATAACCCCACCAGGTGAAGCTCGCCGACGGCCCGGCCATTTGCACCAGACGCAGCCGGCTGTTCTGCATGATCAGACGCAAGCGATCACGGATCTGCGGGCTCGACGCCAGCGATGGATAAGCAATGCTCAGCGGCAGCAAACGGCTGGCGGTCTGCTCAACGCCGCCGTACGGGTAGCTCAGCAGATCATCAAGGGCGGAACGGAACAACGCTTGCGGACTGTCATCCAGACGCAGGCGAATGTCGGTGGCGTCGGCTGGCAGGCTCAGCGGGGTATCGCCGCTGGCGACGTCGAGGCTTTGGGTTTGCGTGACTTGCCAGCCATCACCGGTGGCGCTCAGGCGCACGGCCAAAGCGTCAGCGGTTTTGCCGTCCTGCACCAGTTCGGCAGTCAACTCCCCCGCGGCCAGGGCGAACGCCGGCAGCGGCAGATAGTTGATGCCGTTGTTCAGAGTTACCGGCAGGCGTTGTTCGGCGCCGGCGTAATGGGTGACCAGCTCAGCCTTGACCGGTTTCTCGGCCTGACTGAAGGCGAATACGCCGAGTTGCGGCTGATCGCCCTTACGGAATGTGCTCGGCCCGCTCCACTTCAGGTACAGCGGTTTTTCCGAACGGACGAACTGCTTCTTCTGCCCGACCTGACCGTCATCGGCAATGGCCCGCGCGGTGATGCGCCAGCGAGTCAGTGAGTCCGGCATCTTGAAGGTGAAACGGGTTTTGCCGTCAGCACCGGTGAGCAACTCTGGCTGCCAGGCGGCGGTGTCGACGTCTTCACGACGCGGACGCTCCAACACTTTCACTCCGCGTTCACTGCGGTTGGCCTTGCCCGGCGCGCCAGGGCTGCCCGGCAACGCGACGTCGTAACTGATGAACGACAGGCTGGCGCTGGTGCGCACGTTGTTGCGACGCGGGTGATAGAAGAACTGGTCAATGGTCGGCGCGACTTCCGGTTGCAGCGCATAGACCATTTCATCGACCACGCTGACGGTCAGGTGCGCCGGCACCGCTTTGCCGGCGAACTGGGTGGTCAGGTCGACGGTGACGGTTTCGCCCGGCTGATACACCGCCTTGTCGGTGCTGATTGCCACGTCGATTTGCGGCGCGACCACCTTGATCCCGGCGTTCTGGAAGCTGTACTGACCGCCCTTGGTGTACAGCACCGAGAAGGTCAGGTTCGGCGCGAAGTTGTCCTTCACCGGAATGCGTGCGCGGTATTGGGTGTCACTGAGTTTTTCCAGCTTCAGCCAGTCGCCGCCCTTGGCCAGCAGCGCGGTGGCTTCGACCTTGTCGCGCTCCAGCGACAGCAGTGCATCGCTGACCGGCTCCGGGAACGTGATCAGCGCCAGCGCTTCATCGCCGGCCTTGTACTCGGGCTTGTCGAGGACGATTTCCACAGTGCCCGGCACCGCTTTGACGCCCTCACCCGTGACCGAATGGCCGGTGGCGCCGAGGACGCGACCGTGCTGATCTTTCAGCGTCAGGTTGTAAGTGCCCGGACGTTCGAAGGTGATGCTGAAGCCCTTGTCCGTCGCCGCCAGTTTGCCTTCACCGGTGCTCTGGTCTTCCAGACGCACCCAGCCGTAACTGCTCGGGGTCACTGCTTTGCTCTGCTCGCTGCCGCCCTCGTTGGCGTAGCTGAACGCGACTTTGTCGTTGACCGCGCTGAAACGTTGCGGCGCGTTCAAACGGAAGCTCGCGGCGCCACGATCAATGAGGATTTCCTTGGTGGTCTTGACCCGATACGCCGCACCATCGCTGGCGAATACGGTAAGCATGTAGCGGCTCGGTTTGTCGGCGGCCGGCAAGTCGAGGGTCGCATTGCCCTTGCTGTCGGTGGTCAGTTCAGTGCTGGTCAGTTCCACCGGGAATTGCCCGAGGTATTGCAGCTCGTTATCGACCATCGACAATTGCTGGGCACGCAGGCTCAGGGTCAGTTTGGCGTTGGCCACCGGTTTGCCGTCCGGGTAGAGCAGCACCAGGCTGCCTTTGACCGGCTCGCCGGTGCGGTAATCCTGTTTGGCCAGGTTCAGCGAAATCTCGAAGTGCGGCTTGATGTACTCGGCGACACGGAAAGCACTGCTGTAAGCCTGATCCTTATAGTTGAAACGGATCTCGTAACCACCGGCCACGGCGTTGTCCGGCAGCTGGAAACGGCCTTGGGTGCCGGCCTTGGAATCGAGTTTCAGGTCGAGGTGCTGCAGCTCGGTGCCAGTAGCGTCGAGCACGCTGACGGTGACATCCGCCGCGCCAGGCAACACCGAATCCCGCGCATTCTTGAACTCGCGACCAACGATTTTCAGCGACACCCAGTCTCCCGGGCGATACAGCGGCCGGTCGGTGAAGGCATAGAGTTTGGTGTCGTAGATTTCGCTGTCGTAATAGAAGTTCTCGGAGACGAACACTCCGCCCTCTTCGTCTTCGCCGATCACGAACGAACGCTCGGGGCTGACGTGTTTCAGGCGCAACAAACCATCGGCATCGGTGGCGCCGCTGCTCATCACACCGAGGCCGTCGGTCCACAGCACGTTGACCTTCGGCACCGAACTGCCTTCGTGTTTGCGCGCGGCCCAGACCAGCAATTCATCACCGGCAATCTTGCTCACCGCCACGGTGTTGGAAACGAAGACCATGGTGGTCGCGCGGTACTTGCCGATCAGCGCTTCAACCAGATACAGGCCCGGCTTCAACTGGCCCAACGGGATGTAGACGTTACCCGGTGCGACGCTGACGAAGTCGCTGGACGAGCCGGCCAGATTGACCCCGGCCGGCGGCTGGATCGGCTTGGCCTGCCACAGCGGATAGCGGAACTGGCTGACTACCGGCAAACCCGGAATCAAGGCGAATTGCGGCTGCGCGTCGTAAGGCGTCGGCGCGACCATGGCGTTGCCCATCTTCAGTTCCGGCACTTCCTCGGTGACTTGCTTGCGCGACTCGTAGGAGAACGCGCGCTGCATCACCCGGCGGGATTTGCGGTACCAGTTGTCCCACAGGTACGCGAGGGTGTTGGACAGGCCTTCGCCCTTGAACTGGCCGTCGCTGACCACACGGTGCAGATTCTTCTGGCGCTTGAGGAAGTCCAGCGGCTTGTCGATGCGGTACACGCGAATGTCGGCGCCGCCATAAGGCTCCATGCGGAAGCGGCGATAGTCGCGGCCCGGTGCTTCGAGGCGCACCATCGCCTGTTCGTCCGCCGCGAAACTGCTGTCGGCGAGCAGGAAGAAGCTTTCACCGGAGACCGGCGTGTAGCCGCTCGGCTCCACCGAATCTTCAGCGTTGACGGTCGCCAATGGCAGCAACAGCGCCAGCAGCAGGGGAATTCGAGCGCAGAGTCGCAACATGCGGGCACCGGTCATTGGGAGAGAAAGTTCAGTCGATAGACGCCGATGAAGTTGGGGTTGGCTGCGTCGGGTATCCATCGGGTGTCCTTCCATGTCATGAGTTGCTGCAGGCTTGCCGAACGCATGCCGTTGTCAGTGGGGGTGGTCGTGCCGGTGTGATAGGCGATGTAGCGGCCCATCCAGATCATCAGGTGCTGGTCGTCGCCCTGATCGAAAAACATCAGGTCGCCGGGGCGCGCCTGAGACACGTCGCGGCTGACCAGATGGCTGTTGAACTGAATCAGTTTGATCGCGTTGACGTACGGCCCGACCTTGCCGCCGCCCTGCTGCCATTGCTGGGCGAGCTTGCGCTGCTCATCGCTCAGCGACAGCTCCGGCGGCAGGTAGCGATTGGACAGGCCGTTGCTGCGCAGCCACTTGTCGTCATGGACTTTCAGCGCTTCGTTGGCGGCGAAACGCACCAGTCCGGCGCAGTCCTGCTGATACCAGCGCGGGCTCGGGCCCTGACTCAGTTGCTCCTGAGCGATGCGCACGAACCAGGCGCGGAACACCTGTGATTGCGCCGGATCGAGCGCCGGCGCTTCGATGGCACGAGCGCCCGCACTGAGCAACAGCGCGAGCAGGCCGAGGCTGCGGATCAATGCCGTCACAGCGCTTTCCATTCCAGCGGCAGCCATTGCCAGTGGCCGTCAGGCTCGCTGCCTTGCGGCAGGGTCAGGGCGTATTTGCCGTAGCCGCCGAGGGTGCGCAGTTTCGGGATCAGGTAGGTTTGCGCGGCGTTGTAGAACACCGGCTCCATGTCCTGCGGCAGGCTGTCGAGGGTTTCGTGTTGCATCAGTTGCGCCATCGAGTCCGGGCCGAAGTAGATCGGCATCAGCACGTCTTTGGGCAGCACGTCGGCCATCGGCGGGAAGCGCTTGTCGAGGGTGCCGAGGGCCTTGTCGACCAGTTTGTCGTCGAGGGAAAACAGCAGCGTCGAACCATGACGGGCGAGGCTGACTTTCATGAAGGCGCGGCCGCTGATCGCGTCCGGGTTTTCGGCAGTTTTTGCCGCGTAAGGGCCGAAGTTCGAGCTGACCTGGCGCTGCCAGACGTGGTTCTGGCCTTCCTGCTTCTCGACCACCGGGAACACGCTTTCTGCAACGTTGGGTTCGAAAGCGCCGACCATCGAGCCGAACAACTTGCCGAGATCGCCATCAAGCTTGCTGCTGTCTTCGTCCTTCAGGCTCGCCACCAGCAAAGGTGTGTACAGCCGCGAATCGGCGTACCAGCACAGGCCCGCCGCGCCGGCCACGTGCTCGGTAAGGGTCTGCGCCACGGCCTCTTCGGCGCCCAGTTTCACCAGCAATGGTTTCTGCGGTTCGGCGGCCACCGGCAGGGTCACGCAGGCACTGGCACCGAGCGGCATGGCTTGCCACACCGGTTTGAAATCGAAGTCCGGCTGGTTATCCAGCTCATCCATGGCGAGGTAGCTGTGCCAGCCCTTGTCGTCCATGTCGAAACGCAGGCCGGCGAAGTTCGGAATAAAGCGCTGATAGCCCATGGCAAGGACGCTGGCGTTGACCGACAGACGCTGTTTGGTTTCCGGGGTTTTCGCCGGCAGACCGAACGCTTCAGGGAACAGTTTTTCGCCATTGAGCAGCGCCGCCAGCGCTTGTGGCGAGACGTGGCCCGATTCTTCAGACGCACCGCTTTGCGGGTCGTAGTACTTGGCCGGGTTGGACACCACCACCAGTTTGTCGCCGTGGGAAGCGAACAGCAGGGCTTTGCTGGCGTTGTAGGTCAGTTGGTACAGCGGCACCGTATCGCCACCGACCTTGAGTTCGCCCATCTGACTGAGCTGCGTGTCATCCAGCGCAACTTTCGCCAGCGGCTCCAGCAGTTTTGCCAGCCCGCCACGATCCATTACCAGCAGGAAATCCTTGAGCCGGCCATCAGCACCACGCCACAGCGCCACATCGGCCGGTTGATCGAAAAGCTGTTCGATCAGGCTGTCCTGCAGTTTCAGATCATGCTCGTAGATGATCCGGCGCAGACTGCCGATCAGGCCGAGGCGGTCAGCGTGAGTTTCGTAATAGAAGACGAAATCCTCGGTGAGCGTGGCCTTGAGGAACGGCACCGTCAGCAGGTCCTTGGGCAACTGGCTCAGGGAGCGGGTTTCCAGCAGCGCATCGGGGCGGCTCAGGCCGAGTTTGTCGCTGGCCAGTGCAGCGGGCGGCAACTTGGGTTTGTGCAGCAGCCAGCCGAGCCCACCGGCCGCGCCGGCCACCAGGGCCAGGCCGATCAGCAGCGCCGGCCAGCGCCGGGAAGGTTGGCCGGCAGGTGTCGGGACGGCCGGAGAAGCAGCGTTATCACTCATGTTCACAAAACCCGAAGTTCATCCGTGGTGCGGGATGCTTAATAGTTGAAAGTCTTGACCAGCAGCAGATCACCGATCGCCCGCAGGGGCACGATGAATGTTTCGCGTTTTTCGTCGACCGTGTTTTCGTTGAGCACCAGCGTGATCTGCGAGGTGATGACCTCGTTCTGATTGCTCGCCTCCTCGAAGTTATAGCCGCCGTCGCCGAAGTTGCCCCAATAGTTGACGTAAACCAGATAAGTGCCATGCAGCGGCGCGGTCATGGTGAACATTTCCGGGCCGGGGCCATCGACGCCGTCCGGATCGAGCCCGCCGCCGTTGGTCAGCGCCGTGTGGGCGAAGAACGCATGCTGGCCGTCCGGCGTGATGATGTGCAGATCGAGTTCGGCCTTGGGATCGTCCCAGCCCAGTACCACGCGGATCTTCGCCGGGGTGCGCAGGTTGTTCGCTTCATAGAACTGCACGCGCTTGAGCGACTGGCCCTCGGCGCTGCGCACTTCGACACTGTTGGAGCCGGCGCCGAACGCATACGGCCGGGCGAAACGCCCATCATCGTCGGTGTACAGATTCAATGGATTGCCGTTCACCGCCAGCGTGTGCGGCCCGCGCTGATTGCCGATGGCCTTGAGCTGGCCCTGAATCATCGTGCGATTGCGCTGAATGCCACGGTCGATCGGCGGCGTGGGGTAAGCGACTTGCGGGTTTTCACTGCGGTCGAGCAGGCCGTGGTAACGCCAGCCACCGGACGGTTCCGACAGTTCAGCATTCGGTGCCGCGAGCAGCGCAGGCGCGCAGGCCAGGCCAATCAGCAGCCAAAGAAATGAACGCATGTAATGCCTCCTGCCATGCCTGAACGAAACCTTGCACCCGATCCTCGGTACTTCACAGCGGTGGAAACTGCGTTTCGTCTGAAAGACCCGTGACTGCCGGGTCGTAGAAGGCGCGAAGATTAGCGATTCGGCAGTTTTTTAACAATCGGATACATCTGCATTTGCGGTGGGAATCACGCAGTTTTGTTGAGCGTGAGCCGAATACGCCTCAGCCCCGACATTTCACATTAACTTTGTGGCGAGGGGATTTATCCCCGCTCGGCTGCGCAGCAGTCGTAAAACCGGCGACTTCGATTTTCCTGAGAGTATCGGTTGTCTGATTCCAGGGTTGCTGCGCAACCCAACGGGGATAAATCCCCTCGCCACAGGGTTATGTGCGCGGCTTTGGACGGGGCACCTCATTTGCCCATAAACCCCCTATCTGCTAGTGTCGCGCCGGTTTAACGTCAACCGGAAACTGCCGCCATGGCCCGCAAAAAAGCTGCACTGGATTTCGAACAGTCCCTCGCCGACCTGCAAACACTGGTCGAGCGTCTGGAGAACGGTGAATTGTCGCTGGAAGACTCGCTGACCGCTTTCGAGCAGGGCATCGGCCTGACCCGTGACTGCCAGGCAGCGCTGGCCCAGGCCGAGCAGAAAGTGCAGGTGCTGCTCGAGCGCGATGGCGAACTCGCCGAGGAACCCTTCGACGCGGAACAGCCAGAATGATTGCGGCGTATTCGGCGACCAGCCAGGCCAGGGTCAATGCGGCACTGGAAACCCTGTTCAACGCCCCGTTGCCGCAATTGGCACGCCTCTACGAAGCCATGCGCTACAGCGTGATGAACGGCGGCAAACGCGTGCGGCCGCTGCTTGCCTATGCGGCGTGCGAAGCGCTCGGCGGCAAGGCTGAGCAGGCCAATGGCGCAGCCTGCGCGGTTGAATTGATTCACGCCTATTCGCTGGTGCACGACGACTTGCCGGCGATGGACGACGACGATCTGCGTCGCGGCCAGCCCACCACCCACAAGAAATTCGACGAAGCCTGCGCGATCCTTGCCGGTGACGGTTTGCAGAGCCTGGCCTTCAGCGCCCTGCTCGACCCGCGCCTGAGCGACCTCGACGCCGACATCCGTCTGCAACAGGTCACGGCGCTGGCGCACGCGGCAGGCCCGGCGGGCATGGTCGGCGGTCAGGCCATCGACCTCGGTTCGGTCGGTCTGAAGCTCGACCAGCAAGCCCTTGAACAGATGCATCGGCACAAAACCGGGGCGCTGATCGAAGTCAGCGTCAAGCTCGGCGCCCTCGCCAGCGGCCGTGCCGAACCGGATGAACTCAAGGCCCTGCAGACTTATGCACAGGCCATCGGTCTGGCCTTCCAGGTGCAGGACGACATCCTCGACGTCGAAAGCGATACCGAAACCCTCGGCAAACGCCAGGGCGCCGACATCGCGCGCGACAAGCCGACCTACCCGGCCCTGCTCGGTCTCGACGCGGCCAAGGCCTACGCCCTGGAACTGCGCGACCAGGCCCTGCACGCCCTGCGACCGTTTGACGCGGCAGCCGAGCCCTTGCGCGAGCTGGCCCGGTATATCGTCGAGCGGCGCAACTGACGGCGAATCAGCCAAAAAAGACCAACGCGTGGGCAGGGGGCGATGCATCAGGTAAACTGCCGCATCTTTTATACCTATAACGATTCGCCTGATGCCCACGACGTTTCATGAGATTCCCCGCAAGCGCCCGACCACGCCCCTGCTCGACCGCGCGAACACGCCGGACGGCCTGCGCCGGTTAGGCGAAGCCGAGCTGGAAACCCTGGCCGATGAGTTGCGCCTGGAATTGCTCTACACGGTCGGCCAGACCGGTGGGCATTTCGGTGCAGGCCTGGGCGTCATCGAGCTGACCATCGCGTTGCATTACGTGTTCGACACCCCGGATGACCGGCTGGTGTGGGACGTGGGTCATCAGGCGTATCCGCACAAGATCCTCACCGGTCGTCGCCAGCGCATGGAAACCCTGCGCCAGAAGGACGGCATCGCTGCCTTTCCGCGTCGCGCCGAGAGCGAGTACGACACCTTTGGCGTCGGCCACTCCAGCACCTCGATCAGTGCCGCGCTGGGCATGGCGATTGCCGCCCGCCTGCAAAACAGCGATCGCAAGGCGATCGCGGTGATCGGCGACGGCGCGTTGACCGCCGGCATGGCCTTCGAGGCGCTGAACCACGCGCCGGAAGTGAACGCCAACATGCTGGTGATCCTCAACGACAACGACATGTCGATCTCGCGCAACGTTGGCGGGCTGTCGAATTATCTGGCGAAGATTCTTTCCAGCCGTACCTACGCGAGCATGCGTGAGGGCAGCAAGAAAGTCCTGTCGCGCCTGCCCGGTGCCTGGGAAATCGCCCGTCGCACCGAAGAATACGCCAAGGGCATGCTGGTTCCCGGCACCCTGTTCGAAGAGCTGGGCTGGAACTACATCGGCCCGATCGACGGCCACGACCTGCCGACCCTGATCGCCACCCTGCGCAACATGCGCGATCTGAAAGGCCCGCAGTTCCTGCACATCGTCACCAAGAAAGGCAAAGGTTTCGCCCCGGCGGAAGTCGATCCGATCGGTTACCACGCGATCACCAAACTCGAACCTCTGGATGCTCCGGCCGCTGCGCCGAAAAAGGCCAGCGGGCCAAAGTATTCGGCGGTGTTCGGCGAATGGCTGTGTGACATGGCGGCGGCTGACCCGCGTCTGGTCGGGATCACCCCGGCGATGAAGGAAGGCTCGGACCTGGTGGCGTTCAGCGAACGCTTCCCGCTGCGCTACTTCGACGTGGCCATTGCCGAACAGCACGCCGTGACGTTCGCCGCCGGCATGGCCTGCGAAGGCGCCAAACCGGTGGTGGCGATCTACTCGACGTTCCTGCAACGCGGCTACGACCAGTTGGTGCATGACGTCGCGGTGCAAAACCTCGACGTGCTGTTCGCCATCGACCGCGCCGGTCTGGTGGGCGAAGACGGCCCGACTCACGCCGGCAGCTTCGACCTGTCGTACCTGCGCTGCATCCCGGGCATGGTCATCATGACCCCGAGCGATGAAAACGAACTGCGCAAGATGCTCACCACCGGCCACCTGTACAACGGCCCGGCGGCAGTGCGTTACCCGCGCGGCACCGGCCCGAATGCGACCATCGACAAGGATCTCGAGCCGATCGAAATCGGCAAAGGCATCGTCCGTCGTCAGGGCAGTAAAGTCGCTCTGCTGGTGTTCGGCGTGCAACTGACCGAAGCCCTGAAAGTCGCCGAGAAGCTGGATGCGACCGTGGTCGACATGCGCTTCGTCAAGCCACTGGATGAGGCACTGGTGCGCGAGATCGCCGCTGGCCACGAGCTGCTGGTGACGATCGAAGAGAACGCGATCATGGGCGGCGCCGGTGGCGCGGTCAGCGAGTTCCTGGCGCGGGAAAACATCCTCAAGTCGATCCTGCACCTGGGCTTGCCGGACATCTACGTCGAGCACGCGAAGCCTGCGCAAATGCTGGCAGAGTGCGGGCTGGACGAGGCCGGCATCGAGGCCGCGATCCGCGAGCGTCTGCAACTGCTCAACCGCTAATCCGCTAACACACCGTCCCTGTGGGAGCGGGCTTGCCCGCGAAGAGGTTGGCACATCCAGCATCCATGTTGATTGTGCCGACGCTTTCGCGGGCAAGCCCGCTCCCACAGTGTTTTGTGCAGCTACGAAATCTGTGTACACCTGAAAGACCTACGGATCACCGATGAACCGCTCGTGCCTCGCCCTGCCCCTCCTCTTGCTGACGACCGCCAGCGCTTTCGCCGAGACCTTCGAACGCGACGAAGCCCTGAAACTGCCGGACACACTGATCTCCGCCAACCGCCAGGTCGAAGCGCGCAACGACAGCAGCGCGGCCAATACCGTGTTCACTCGCGAAGACATCGACCGCCTGCAACCGGGCAGCGTCACCGATCTGCTGCAACGGGTGCCGGGCGTGCAAGTGGCGCAGGCGGGAGGGCGCGGCAGTCTGCCAGGGATCTACATTCGTGGTACGCAGTCGGCGCAGAGTCTGGTGCTGGTCGACGGCCAGCGCATCGGCAGTTCGACTTCCGGCGACAGTAACCTGCAGCACCTGAACATCGACCAGATCGAGCGTGTTGAAGTGCTGCGTGGTTCGCGTTCAGTGATTTACGGCAGCGATGCGATTGGCGGGGTGATCCAGATCTTCACCCGACGCGGCACCGAGCAAAGTCTGCAACCGCGCCTGCACCTGGGCTTCGGCAGCCATCAGACCTGGGAACGCAGTCTGGGGCTTGCCGGCGGTGACGAGAAAACCCGTTTCAATCTTGGCGCCAGTCTCGATGAGACCGCCGGCCTCGACCGCACTCACGAGTCCTATCCCAGCGACAGCGATCACGACGCCTACCGCAACAAGTCCATCAGCCTGAGCCTCAGCCATGCGCTGACCGATGACATTGAAGTCGGCGCCAATCTGCTGGATAACCGTGGAAAGAGCGAGTTCGACAATCCGTTCGGCCGCTTCGACACAAGCACCTTAGCGTCGGTGCAGCAGCAGCCCTACAGCGACTTCAATGTCAGCAGTGTCAGCAGCTACGTCGATGCGCGAGTCAACGACGCCTGGAAAACCCGCGTCGAGTTCGGCCACACCGAAAACCGCGAGAAAACCCTCGACAAGCTCAGCGACGAGCGCACGGTGTTCAACACCTACCGCGATTCGGTGAACTGGCAGAACGACCTGACCCTGGATGCCCGCAACAGCCTGATCCTCGGCGGCGACTGGTACGAAGACCGGATCAACAGCAGCACCGCGTTCGATGAGAACAGCCGCTGGAACCGCGCCGCGTTCATCCAGCATCGGTACCAAGCCGACAGTTTTTCCACGGAACTCGGCCTGCGCCACGATGACAACCAGCAGTTCGGCGGCCAGAACACCTGGAGCGGCACCTTTACCCTGCCGCTGAACCCGAACAACGATCTGTTGCTCAGCTACAGCGAAGGCTTCCGCGCGCCGACCTTCAATGACCTGTATTACCCGGACTTCAGCAACCCGGCCCTGAAACCGGAAACCTCGAAAAGCTATGAGCTGCAATGGCGCAGCCAGTTGAGCGATAGCAGCCGCTTAGAGGCCTCGATCTATCGCACGGATCTGAAGAACGCGATTATCTCCGCCAACAATAAACCACCTGAAAACGTCGCCTCGGCGCGAATCAACGGCTTTGAAGCAGCGCTCAAGCAGGAGCTGTTCGGCTGGCAGAGCAACCTTGGCGTGGCGATCATCGACCCGCGTGATCGCGACACCGGGCACACCCTGGCTCGTCGCGCGCGGCGCACGATGAGTTGGGATCTGGATCGCCAGTTCGATCGACTGAGTCTGGGTGCCAGTTGGCAGGCGGTGAGCAGCAGCTACGACGACAAGGACAACACCCAGTCATTGGGCGGCTACGGCTTGATTGGCTTGCGGAGCAGTTGGGCGCTGAACCGCGAGATCAAACTGGATTTGAAGGTCGATAACCTGCTGGACAAGGGTTACAGCCGTGCACTGTACAGCTATGACGGCAGCCAGTATGGCTATCGCGAGGAAGGTCGGGCCTGGGTGTTTGGGGTGACCTGGACGCCGGGGCTCTAGACCTCGCCACAAAAATCAGCGTTGTGGCTGAAGGAGATGGCAAAGCTTGGCGGTCGCCTCGATCATCTGCCCGCTCGGGCGTTCCAGCCCCTTATCCGTGACCAACAGCAACTGCCCACGCGCCACCGCATCCACCTGCGACCAGGCTTTCCAGGCATCAAGCTGGGCCTGATCGCCGGCCAGAATCACCTCGGGATTGCGCTGCAACACCGCCTCGATACTGACCTGCGGCGCCGGCAGGCTCAGGTCGGCGAACACGTTGCGCGCGCCACACACCTCAAACGCATCGCTGATGATCTGCCCGCCACCGACGGTGTACAGCGGCTTGTCCCAGACTTGGTAGAACACCTTCAGCGGCGCGTCCCGGCGATAGTGTTGGCGCAGATCTTCGAGTTTGGCGCGCAACTGCGCCGCCAGTTTCACCCCTCGCTCAGGTCGCCCCAGTTGAGCGGCAATCGCTTCAATTTGCGCGGACAGCTGTTCAAGAGTGTGCGGTTCGGCGACATAAGTCGGAATATTCAGGCGTTTGAGCTGATCGCGTTGCGCCGGGCCGACACTGCCGGGCCACAACAGCAGCAAATCGGGCTTCAAACTGAGCAGGCGCTCCATGTCGAGCTGACCGTAGCGGCCCACTGACGGGACATCCTTGAGCGCCGCAGG encodes:
- a CDS encoding alpha-2-macroglobulin family protein; its protein translation is MTGARMLRLCARIPLLLALLLPLATVNAEDSVEPSGYTPVSGESFFLLADSSFAADEQAMVRLEAPGRDYRRFRMEPYGGADIRVYRIDKPLDFLKRQKNLHRVVSDGQFKGEGLSNTLAYLWDNWYRKSRRVMQRAFSYESRKQVTEEVPELKMGNAMVAPTPYDAQPQFALIPGLPVVSQFRYPLWQAKPIQPPAGVNLAGSSSDFVSVAPGNVYIPLGQLKPGLYLVEALIGKYRATTMVFVSNTVAVSKIAGDELLVWAARKHEGSSVPKVNVLWTDGLGVMSSGATDADGLLRLKHVSPERSFVIGEDEEGGVFVSENFYYDSEIYDTKLYAFTDRPLYRPGDWVSLKIVGREFKNARDSVLPGAADVTVSVLDATGTELQHLDLKLDSKAGTQGRFQLPDNAVAGGYEIRFNYKDQAYSSAFRVAEYIKPHFEISLNLAKQDYRTGEPVKGSLVLLYPDGKPVANAKLTLSLRAQQLSMVDNELQYLGQFPVELTSTELTTDSKGNATLDLPAADKPSRYMLTVFASDGAAYRVKTTKEILIDRGAASFRLNAPQRFSAVNDKVAFSYANEGGSEQSKAVTPSSYGWVRLEDQSTGEGKLAATDKGFSITFERPGTYNLTLKDQHGRVLGATGHSVTGEGVKAVPGTVEIVLDKPEYKAGDEALALITFPEPVSDALLSLERDKVEATALLAKGGDWLKLEKLSDTQYRARIPVKDNFAPNLTFSVLYTKGGQYSFQNAGIKVVAPQIDVAISTDKAVYQPGETVTVDLTTQFAGKAVPAHLTVSVVDEMVYALQPEVAPTIDQFFYHPRRNNVRTSASLSFISYDVALPGSPGAPGKANRSERGVKVLERPRREDVDTAAWQPELLTGADGKTRFTFKMPDSLTRWRITARAIADDGQVGQKKQFVRSEKPLYLKWSGPSTFRKGDQPQLGVFAFSQAEKPVKAELVTHYAGAEQRLPVTLNNGINYLPLPAFALAAGELTAELVQDGKTADALAVRLSATGDGWQVTQTQSLDVASGDTPLSLPADATDIRLRLDDSPQALFRSALDDLLSYPYGGVEQTASRLLPLSIAYPSLASSPQIRDRLRLIMQNSRLRLVQMAGPSASFTWWGYDGEPDAFLTAYAYYADWNASQVLELTLPPEHWQRVLEVYAKQAPNTPLLQRALILSFAKQMHLPVNTLLSGLMEDLAKAGEGNAETLMGAGEDSLVMSDPDSALGLAAARVLTASLATQAKVALPEAFNRQVGAAQQRLAVSSQPFAEALNLSLQPFDQARATALLQRLLPQQSTLERALALSWLQRSITQASPTIALTPGEGWKKNYGATGEMFWTWQGATPVPSVLTVSGTQERPLRAALSFQTRQPAVDPMAVTITRRLSRLVPGDEAFTFKLEPVGTKPLSSDSLYLDEVILTSKAPKPLRYGMLEVPLPPGADVERTTWGIKLQGKDGTEPTALEKARFEPGQLAYAVPVDALSGELRLRHLVRFSQKGQFNLPPVRFTQVYAPQHQAQEAKAALGQVTVN
- a CDS encoding DUF1175 domain-containing protein → MESAVTALIRSLGLLALLLSAGARAIEAPALDPAQSQVFRAWFVRIAQEQLSQGPSPRWYQQDCAGLVRFAANEALKVHDDKWLRSNGLSNRYLPPELSLSDEQRKLAQQWQQGGGKVGPYVNAIKLIQFNSHLVSRDVSQARPGDLMFFDQGDDQHLMIWMGRYIAYHTGTTTPTDNGMRSASLQQLMTWKDTRWIPDAANPNFIGVYRLNFLSQ
- a CDS encoding DUF2138 domain-containing protein, coding for MSDNAASPAVPTPAGQPSRRWPALLIGLALVAGAAGGLGWLLHKPKLPPAALASDKLGLSRPDALLETRSLSQLPKDLLTVPFLKATLTEDFVFYYETHADRLGLIGSLRRIIYEHDLKLQDSLIEQLFDQPADVALWRGADGRLKDFLLVMDRGGLAKLLEPLAKVALDDTQLSQMGELKVGGDTVPLYQLTYNASKALLFASHGDKLVVVSNPAKYYDPQSGASEESGHVSPQALAALLNGEKLFPEAFGLPAKTPETKQRLSVNASVLAMGYQRFIPNFAGLRFDMDDKGWHSYLAMDELDNQPDFDFKPVWQAMPLGASACVTLPVAAEPQKPLLVKLGAEEAVAQTLTEHVAGAAGLCWYADSRLYTPLLVASLKDEDSSKLDGDLGKLFGSMVGAFEPNVAESVFPVVEKQEGQNHVWQRQVSSNFGPYAAKTAENPDAISGRAFMKVSLARHGSTLLFSLDDKLVDKALGTLDKRFPPMADVLPKDVLMPIYFGPDSMAQLMQHETLDSLPQDMEPVFYNAAQTYLIPKLRTLGGYGKYALTLPQGSEPDGHWQWLPLEWKAL